CTTCAACAGGCGTGAGTTATCTACAAGCCCCAAAAATTTGCCATCTGAGTCAATGAGCGCCCAATCCAAATTAGTATTCGCTGGAATTGTTTGAGAACGCAGAAACCTAACCAATTGCTCCACTTGAAATGAGGCTGGGATTGTTTGTAGTGGTTGAATTAGCTCTCGGGCTAGCATTGAGATGGGTTGCTGTAAGTAAGAAGACTTCTCGCCTTCGCCAACGTAACCTGCTAGTAGTAATTGTGGTACTAAGCGGGCAGAGTAAAGCAAGCCCAGTAAGTATTGCTGCTTATCTAACACAGCAATAGCTTGACACTGTTCTTTCTCAAAAACATCCAGTACATCTGCTAGAGTTGCTGTTTCTAGGCAGGTGGGTACGGTTGCGATAAAATCATAAAGAGGGTACTTTAGCATTGACATATAGCGATGGGTTCATTCTTCTAGGGGGGATGTACGCCTGTTAGCATCACTAGCTAGCTGCCAATTAAGCTTACGTGTTTGCGTTTAAAGCAGTATCCTCTAGAAAGACACGAGCGGATCGATTCTTTCCATAAGTTAACGCCTAATTGGCAAAAGCTTTGCTCTTCCTAACAAATCTTTTTGTAGGAGTTAAAAACGGTCAACAAAAAGAATAAAGTGTGAAGTTTTAAGGTGCTCTTCATCAGAAGGTGAACTAATAAGATTGATTTTACCCTTCATCCTTGACACTTCCCCCAAATTTGGAGTTTGGTTCAACACCACTAGAGATTTTCAGAATTGATAGCGACAGCTAGAACAATTATTGCTCCAAAGATTCGTTTTAGAACCTTTAGGAATTATAATGATTTAGATTGCGATATTCGTTTATTTTCGTTTAAGTATCTTATTATGGAGTAAAACCCAAAAATATATATTTAGATAGATGTTACTCATCAAGCACCTAAATCCCAGCCTGTTTGGTGTTTTTTCTTTTAACATTGCTGTGTTTAGCTTCTCTATCAACACAAATAAGTATAAATTAAAACAATACCAGACAGCTACCATACTTAAAAAAGCTCGGACACTCAAACAACGTGACTCACGCCAGTATTGCTTAAATCTACCAAGATGCCTGTTGTAGCGAACTCCGGGACAAGTCTCAACCAAATCAATCAGGCGATCGCGAAAAACTCGCAATCAACGACTAACCTCAAATTTTTCTGTAGTTAAATGCCCAAGTCAGAACTCCACCAGGTTTTTCAGCAAATGACAGGAGCCGAACAGCAGGCATTATTGCAACAACTTAAATCAGATTACCGTCAAATTCTTATAGATTACTTTACCATTACAGACAAAAGGTTAAACGAAAAAATTGATAAATTTATCAAAGCCGTATTTTATGCTAGTATTCCTGTGCCACAAATCATAGAAATTCATATGGAACTTATTGATGAATTTTCCAAACAGTTAAAATTAGAAGGAAGGAACGATGAATCATTGCTTGATTACCGCCTCACACTAATTGATATATTGGCTCACTTGTGCGAACTCTATCGTTGTTCTATTCAAAAATAGGATTCAATAAAGCCCAAGAGAGTTATAGCAGGTGGTAAGCAGTCCTCTAAATCTTTAGGAATGCATTGCATTTTCCTGTTCCACGTTTACCTAGAGCCTGTCTCAAGCATATGAAAAAGCTCAGAAAAACCTACGTTCTCAAGCTTTATGTAGCAGGGAACACACCTAACTCAGTGCGGGCATTAAAAGTACTTAAAAACATTCTAGAACAGGAGTTTCAAGGTGTTTATGCTTTAAAAGTGATAGACGTGTTAAAAAATCCGCAATTGGCAGAAGAAGATAAAATATTAGCCACTCCCACACTCTCCAAAATACTACCTCCACCTGTGCGGAAAATTATTGGAGATTTGTCAGATAGAGAAAGAGTACTCATTGGATTGGATTTACTGTATGAAGAATTAACAGAGGAAGAAGAACACTTTGAATAATAAAGTCACGATACCAAATGTCAATACTATACACGCGATCGTTATGAACTGCCTATACCAGAACCAATGAAAATTTTCTTCTCCCTACCCCCTACTCCCCACTCCCTACTCCCTTAGAAAAAAAGACAGGGGTCTATCCCTATTTGTAATCGTTAACAATGAGTGAAAAAGGATATACAGAGTCAAACAGGACACCGTCACTTGGAGGTGTAGAAAAAATTCGTACTATGATAGAGGGCTTCGATGACGTGAGCCATGGTGGTTTACCGGTAGGTAGAACTACTTTGGTTAGCGGTACCTCTGGAACAGGTAAAACTTTATTTTCTCTTCAATTTCTCTATAACGGTATTAGTTATTTTGATGAAGCCGGAGTTTTTGTTACTTTTGAAGAATCGCCAAGCGATATTATTAAGAATGCCTGTATTTTTGGTTGGAATTTGCAACGCTTGATCGATGATGGGAAGCTATTTATACTTGATGCTTCTCCCGATCCAGAAGGACAAGATGTCGTTGGAAACTTCGATTTGTCCGCCCTGATTGAGCGCCTGCAGTACGCAATTCGTAAGTACAAAGCCAAACGGGTATCTATTGATTCAATAACAGCAGTGTTTCAGCAGTATGAAGCTGTTGGGGTCGTGCGGCGGGAAATATTTCGTCTTGTAGCACGTCTCAAGCAACTGAGCGTCACCACCCTCATCACCACCGAGCGAACAGATGAATACGGACCAGTTGCTTGTTTTGGTGTGGAAGAATTTGTTTCTGATAATGTGGTGATTGTGCGGAATGTTTTAGAAGGAGAACGCCGTCGGCGCACAATTGAAATTCTCAAATTGCGCGGTACAACACATATGAAAGGCGAATATCCTTTTACAATTACCAATGAAGGAGTCAACATATTCCCATTAGGAGCAATGCGCCTGACTCAACGTTCTTCTAATGTAAGAGTGTCTTCAGGAGTTAAAACCTTAGATGCAATGTGTGGAGGTGGTTTCTTTAAAGATTCAATTATTTTAGCGACAGGAGCAACTGGTACTGGTAAGACTCTTCTGGTTAGCAAGTTTTTGCAAAATGGCTGTATTAATAACGAACGAGCAATCTTGTTCGCCTACGAAGAATCCCGTGCTCAGTTGTCCCGTAACGCCTCTTCATGGGGTATTGAGTTTGAAGACTTAGAACACCAAGGTTTACTAAAAATAATTTGTACTTATCCCGAATCCACTGGTTTAGAAGATCATTTGCAAATTATCAAGTCAGAAATTGCTGAATTTAAACCAGCACGCATTGCGATTGACTCACTTTCTGCCTTGGCAAGAGGGGTGAGCAATAATGCATTTCGCCAGTTTGTCATTGGTGTTACAGGTTACGCAAAGCAAGAAGAAATTACAGGCTTCTTTACCAATACAACTGAGCAATTTATGGGTTCGCACTCAATTACAGACTCTCATATTTCTACGATTACTGACACAATTTTGATGTTGCAGTATGTAGAAATTCGTGGAGAAATGTCGCGAGCAGTTAACGTATTTAAAATGCGAGGCTCGTGGCACGATAAGGGGATCCGTGAATACAATATTACAGCCGACGGTCCCGAAATTAAGGATTCCTTCCGGAATTACGAACGGATTGTCAGTGGTGCTCCTACCCGCGTTACTATCGATGAGAAGGCAGAACTTTCTCGCATTGTCAAGAGTTTTCAAGACGAGCGGAGTTCGGATTCCTAAAATTTGGCATCGTCGTATTACGATTCTTAAAGTTAGCATCGTGATATATTATTTTGTGGTGAGAAAGGGTTTCTGCCGCTATATTTTTGTGTGAGGGGATGCGGTGAAAGGACAGACAATTTTTTATAGTTTCTTACCTAGTGTGACAGTGGCAGTGTTATCCACTCAAGCTGTCTTAGCTGATACTGCAGAAGCCACTGGAGTAAGGCACGTCGCCTCACCAAGTGTCTTCTCTTCGATCTACGAAGACACTTCGGTTGCGGTTAACATCAATTCTCGATTAGCGACTGCTGTTGACAACAGTATGGCATATCCAGTGATGCCTTCCACTAAAAATCCAGTAGGTATCATAAAATCTGTAAATAATAATCATGCTGGAGTCGTATTGACCGGAAAAACTGGTATACCAGTACGACGAATAGCAGGAAAGGTTCAAGGCGTACTTTTAGAATTTAAACCTACGTTAAAGCAGACCGCTTTGATTAAAAAGATTCGGTCTGCTTCTGGTAAACAAACGCAAAGTAACCCAGTGATTATTCCAGAGCGAGGACCACAA
This genomic interval from Scytonema hofmannii PCC 7110 contains the following:
- the kaiC gene encoding circadian clock protein KaiC, with the protein product MSEKGYTESNRTPSLGGVEKIRTMIEGFDDVSHGGLPVGRTTLVSGTSGTGKTLFSLQFLYNGISYFDEAGVFVTFEESPSDIIKNACIFGWNLQRLIDDGKLFILDASPDPEGQDVVGNFDLSALIERLQYAIRKYKAKRVSIDSITAVFQQYEAVGVVRREIFRLVARLKQLSVTTLITTERTDEYGPVACFGVEEFVSDNVVIVRNVLEGERRRRTIEILKLRGTTHMKGEYPFTITNEGVNIFPLGAMRLTQRSSNVRVSSGVKTLDAMCGGGFFKDSIILATGATGTGKTLLVSKFLQNGCINNERAILFAYEESRAQLSRNASSWGIEFEDLEHQGLLKIICTYPESTGLEDHLQIIKSEIAEFKPARIAIDSLSALARGVSNNAFRQFVIGVTGYAKQEEITGFFTNTTEQFMGSHSITDSHISTITDTILMLQYVEIRGEMSRAVNVFKMRGSWHDKGIREYNITADGPEIKDSFRNYERIVSGAPTRVTIDEKAELSRIVKSFQDERSSDS
- the kaiB gene encoding circadian clock protein KaiB, producing MKKLRKTYVLKLYVAGNTPNSVRALKVLKNILEQEFQGVYALKVIDVLKNPQLAEEDKILATPTLSKILPPPVRKIIGDLSDRERVLIGLDLLYEELTEEEEHFE
- a CDS encoding phosphatase RsbU N-terminal domain-containing protein, which gives rise to MPKSELHQVFQQMTGAEQQALLQQLKSDYRQILIDYFTITDKRLNEKIDKFIKAVFYASIPVPQIIEIHMELIDEFSKQLKLEGRNDESLLDYRLTLIDILAHLCELYRCSIQK